From a single Micromonospora sp. WMMD1102 genomic region:
- a CDS encoding endo-1,4-beta-xylanase, producing MSSDSLVRQHRTATATLTVTGGGVPLDGQEVVVAQRDHAFLFGCTGLDSVTHAAGQPESATPEAVASEAVASGAGSDVPAGGGTARSERMGELWLDLFNFATLPFYWGWFEPERGRPDTRRLQAAARWFTDRGCLVKGHPLAWHTESAQWLTELSNAEITEAQLDRIRREVTDFAGLIDTWDVINEVVIMPIFDKYDNGLTRICRELGRIPLVRTVFDAAREANPRATLLLNDFDMSAAYECLIEGVLEAGIRIDALGLQSHMHQGYWGEEKTLGIIDRFARYGLPIHFTETTLLSGHLMPADIVDLNDYQIPEWPSTPEGEERQADEVVRHYRTLLSHPSVRASTYWGMVDGGWLGAPGGFVRADGTPKPSYHALRTLVRDEWWLAPTTLGTDERGRVGFTGFLGEYEVSAGGRTATFRLDQPGPATLTVEL from the coding sequence ATGTCGTCCGACTCCCTGGTCCGGCAGCACCGGACCGCCACCGCCACCCTCACCGTGACAGGTGGAGGTGTTCCGCTGGACGGTCAGGAGGTGGTGGTCGCACAGCGCGACCACGCATTCCTCTTCGGCTGCACCGGACTCGACTCCGTCACACACGCCGCCGGCCAGCCGGAGTCCGCCACCCCGGAGGCCGTCGCCTCCGAGGCCGTCGCCTCGGGGGCCGGATCGGATGTGCCGGCCGGTGGCGGCACGGCCCGGTCGGAACGGATGGGTGAGCTCTGGCTCGACCTGTTCAACTTCGCCACCCTGCCGTTCTACTGGGGCTGGTTCGAGCCCGAGCGCGGCCGGCCGGACACCCGGCGCCTCCAGGCGGCGGCACGCTGGTTCACCGACCGGGGCTGTCTGGTCAAGGGCCATCCGCTGGCCTGGCACACCGAGAGTGCACAGTGGTTGACCGAGCTCTCCAACGCGGAGATCACCGAGGCGCAGCTGGACCGGATCCGCCGGGAGGTGACCGACTTCGCCGGGCTGATCGACACCTGGGACGTGATAAACGAGGTGGTGATCATGCCGATCTTCGACAAGTACGACAACGGGCTGACCCGGATCTGCCGGGAGCTGGGGCGCATCCCGCTGGTCCGGACGGTCTTCGACGCGGCCCGTGAGGCGAACCCGCGGGCCACCCTGCTGCTCAACGACTTCGACATGTCCGCCGCGTACGAGTGCCTGATCGAGGGGGTGCTGGAGGCGGGGATCCGGATCGACGCGCTCGGCCTGCAGAGCCACATGCACCAGGGCTACTGGGGCGAGGAGAAGACGCTCGGCATCATCGACCGGTTCGCCCGGTACGGCCTGCCGATCCACTTCACCGAGACGACCCTGCTCTCCGGCCACCTCATGCCGGCCGACATCGTGGACCTGAACGACTACCAGATCCCGGAGTGGCCGAGCACCCCGGAGGGGGAGGAGCGGCAGGCCGACGAGGTGGTCCGGCACTACCGGACCCTGCTGTCACACCCGTCGGTGCGGGCCAGCACGTACTGGGGGATGGTGGACGGCGGCTGGCTCGGCGCGCCGGGCGGCTTCGTCCGGGCCGACGGCACGCCGAAACCCTCCTACCACGCACTGCGCACGCTGGTCCGGGACGAGTGGTGGCTCGCCCCGACGACCCTCGGCACCGACGAGCGGGGTCGGGTCGGGTTCACCGGCTTCCTCGGCGAGTACGAGGTGTCGGCCGGTGGGCGCACCGCGACGTTCCGGCTCGACCAGCCGGGCCCGGCAACGCTCACCGTCGAGCTGTGA
- a CDS encoding family 43 glycosylhydrolase: MLVGAAVALPVRSASAATVDPNAWYVLVSRHSGKALDVYERSTADGGRIVQWARNDGAWQQWQFVDSGSGYHRLRSRHSGKVLDIRDSSTADGAEVIQWADRNSTNQQFRLADSDGGYVRLVNRNSNKALDVWEWSTADGGRISQYADTGGANQQWQLVRVGSGGTPGPTPTGGPGTPPAGYPAPMRVTGDVGVHDPTVLRRPGGDYLVAHTGDNVALKTSTDRVTFRNAGSVFPNGAPWTTGYTGGSRNLWAPDISYRNSQYYLYYSASTFGSNRSAIFLATSPTGNSGSWTDRGLVVESATSDDFNAIDPNLVVDAQGRWWLAFGSFWSGLKMVALDPATGKRADGTIRSIAGRGGGAIEAPTLVRRGDYYYLYVSFDRCCQGAASTYRVMVGRSTSVTGPFVDRNGTALTSGGGTQVLATHGSVHGPGHQTVLTDGDGDFLVYHYYADNGTALLGINRLGYDSAGWPFVY, encoded by the coding sequence ATGCTCGTCGGCGCCGCCGTCGCCCTACCGGTCCGGTCGGCCTCGGCCGCGACCGTCGATCCGAACGCCTGGTACGTCCTGGTGTCCCGGCACAGCGGCAAGGCCCTGGACGTCTACGAACGGTCCACCGCCGACGGTGGCCGGATCGTGCAGTGGGCCCGCAACGACGGCGCCTGGCAGCAGTGGCAGTTCGTCGACTCCGGATCCGGCTACCACCGACTGCGTTCCCGGCACAGCGGCAAGGTCCTCGACATCCGGGACTCCTCCACCGCCGACGGCGCGGAGGTGATCCAGTGGGCCGACCGGAACAGCACGAACCAGCAGTTCCGGCTCGCCGACTCGGACGGCGGGTACGTCCGGCTGGTCAACCGGAACAGCAACAAGGCCCTCGACGTCTGGGAGTGGTCCACCGCCGACGGCGGCCGGATCAGCCAGTACGCCGACACCGGCGGCGCCAACCAGCAGTGGCAGCTCGTCCGGGTCGGCTCGGGCGGCACCCCGGGTCCGACCCCCACCGGCGGTCCGGGCACCCCGCCGGCCGGCTACCCGGCGCCGATGCGGGTGACCGGGGACGTCGGGGTGCACGACCCGACCGTGCTCCGCCGCCCCGGCGGCGACTACCTGGTCGCGCACACCGGGGACAACGTCGCGCTGAAGACCTCGACGGACCGGGTAACGTTCCGCAACGCCGGGTCGGTCTTCCCGAACGGCGCCCCGTGGACCACCGGCTACACCGGCGGCAGCCGCAACCTCTGGGCGCCGGACATCTCGTACCGGAACAGCCAGTACTACCTCTACTACTCCGCCTCCACCTTCGGCTCGAACCGGTCGGCGATCTTCCTGGCCACCAGCCCGACCGGCAACTCGGGAAGCTGGACCGACCGGGGGCTGGTGGTCGAGTCGGCTACCTCGGACGACTTCAACGCGATCGACCCGAACCTGGTCGTGGACGCCCAGGGCCGCTGGTGGCTGGCGTTCGGGTCGTTCTGGTCCGGGCTGAAGATGGTCGCCCTGGACCCGGCCACCGGCAAGCGCGCGGACGGCACGATCCGGAGCATCGCCGGCCGGGGTGGCGGCGCGATCGAGGCGCCGACCCTGGTCAGACGGGGTGACTACTACTACCTGTACGTCTCCTTCGACCGCTGCTGCCAGGGCGCCGCCAGCACCTACCGGGTGATGGTCGGGCGCTCGACGAGCGTGACCGGGCCGTTCGTCGACCGGAACGGCACCGCGCTCACCTCCGGCGGCGGGACCCAGGTGCTCGCCACCCACGGCAGCGTGCACGGGCCGGGCCACCAGACGGTGCTCACCGACGGCGACGGCGACTTCCTCGTCTACCACTACTACGCCGACAACGGCACCGCGCTGCTCGGCATCAACCGGCTCGGCTACGACTCGGCCGGCTGGCCATTCGTGTACTGA
- a CDS encoding family 43 glycosylhydrolase, translating into MKPIPRRVRHPLRSTGSRPLLAVLATVLALLAGLLPGAPAAAAPAVNYTNPLVNQRADPHIFRHTDGYYYFTATVPQYDRIVLRRATTLQGLASAAETTIWRRHTSGEMGAHIWAPEIHFVNGRWYVYFAAGRTDDIWRIRMYVLENAGANPLTGSWTERGRISTPWDTFSLDASTFVANGVRYLVWAQSEPGISTNSNLYLARMGSNPWQITGTVTRLTVPTYDWETRGYRVAEGPSVIQRNGRIFLTYSASATDANYCLGMLTAPANANLLNAASWTKSPTPVFASFAATGQYGPGHNSFTVSEDGQSDILVYHDRNYRDINGDPLNDPNRRTRIQKLYWNADGTPNLGIPVPDGATPVRLRPHDLAEAYLRHYDYRVRVDANVTPLADSQFRIVTGLSGSGTVSLESTNFPGYYLRHRNYEVHVERDDGSAQFRADASFLRRTGLASGAAISLEAQNFAGRYLRHRAGLLYVEPVTSAAEQASATLHLE; encoded by the coding sequence ATGAAGCCGATTCCGCGCAGGGTGCGCCACCCGCTCCGGTCAACCGGCTCCAGGCCGCTGCTCGCCGTACTGGCCACCGTGCTCGCGCTGCTGGCCGGACTGCTGCCGGGCGCCCCGGCCGCCGCCGCACCGGCGGTGAACTACACCAACCCGCTGGTGAACCAGCGCGCCGACCCGCACATCTTCCGGCACACCGACGGCTACTACTACTTCACCGCCACCGTCCCGCAGTACGACCGGATCGTGCTCCGCCGGGCGACCACGTTGCAGGGCCTGGCCAGCGCCGCCGAGACGACGATCTGGCGCCGGCACACCAGCGGCGAGATGGGCGCACACATCTGGGCTCCCGAAATCCACTTCGTCAACGGCCGCTGGTACGTCTACTTCGCCGCCGGCCGCACCGACGACATCTGGCGGATCCGGATGTACGTTCTGGAGAACGCCGGTGCCAACCCGCTGACCGGGTCGTGGACCGAGCGCGGCCGGATCAGCACCCCGTGGGACACCTTCAGCCTCGACGCGTCGACATTCGTGGCGAACGGCGTCCGCTATCTGGTCTGGGCGCAGTCCGAACCGGGGATCTCCACCAACTCCAACCTCTACCTGGCTCGGATGGGCAGCAACCCGTGGCAGATCACCGGCACGGTGACCCGGCTGACGGTGCCGACGTACGACTGGGAGACCCGGGGCTACCGGGTCGCCGAGGGGCCGTCGGTGATCCAGCGCAACGGCCGGATCTTCCTGACCTACTCGGCCAGCGCCACCGACGCCAACTACTGCCTCGGGATGCTCACCGCCCCGGCGAACGCGAACCTGCTGAACGCGGCGTCCTGGACCAAGAGCCCGACCCCGGTCTTCGCCAGCTTCGCCGCCACCGGCCAGTACGGTCCCGGGCACAACTCGTTCACCGTCTCCGAGGACGGTCAGAGCGACATCCTCGTCTACCACGACCGCAACTACCGGGACATCAACGGCGACCCGCTCAACGACCCCAACCGGCGTACCAGGATCCAGAAGCTGTACTGGAACGCCGACGGCACCCCGAACCTCGGCATCCCGGTGCCGGACGGCGCCACCCCGGTCCGGCTGCGCCCGCACGACCTCGCCGAGGCGTACCTGCGGCACTACGACTACCGGGTCCGGGTCGACGCCAACGTCACACCGCTGGCCGACTCGCAGTTCCGGATCGTGACCGGCCTGTCCGGCTCCGGCACGGTGTCGCTGGAGTCGACCAACTTCCCCGGCTACTACCTGCGGCACCGCAACTACGAGGTGCACGTCGAGCGCGACGACGGTTCGGCGCAGTTCCGGGCCGACGCCAGCTTCCTGCGCCGGACCGGCCTGGCCAGCGGCGCCGCGATCTCGCTGGAGGCGCAGAATTTCGCCGGCCGGTACCTGCGGCACCGCGCCGGGCTGCTCTACGTCGAGCCGGTGACCTCCGCCGCCGAGCAGGCCTCCGCCACCCTGCACCTGGAATGA
- a CDS encoding FAD-dependent monooxygenase, whose product MPSPLSKPRHAVVVGGSFAGLCIARALADFVERVTVLDRDRFPDGPHLRTGIPQARHLHVLVTSGQRALDRLFPGLMAELYDRGAVPVAAPTDLLSLSPYGWRERFPATHTLVGASRELLDWTIRQRLAADRRIRFETAREVVGLLPGEDGDSVAGVRLRARDGGPEILPCVADLVVDASGRGSRSPGWLAELGYGRPEETRIDAGLGYASRRYRLAPGVADGWKNIMVMPKPPRVSRGGVLYPIENGRWMVTLGGFGDQAPPTDEAGFLEFTRNLRSPLIYEAIRHAEPDGPIHGFRRTGNHRRHYESMSRWPEGFLVVGDAACAFNPVYGQGMSVAAQTAVVVGEHLRVHRGRLGRAAQAAVAGCSATAWTIATGTDLRFSAAGTVRPGRRGRLSYWYLDRASDVADRDPYVLRVLTDVQHLVRPPAALAHPRVALRVLRGPIRPPLSNPPLSTPPVTAPGRPGAGG is encoded by the coding sequence ATGCCTTCGCCACTGTCCAAGCCCCGCCATGCCGTGGTCGTCGGCGGGAGTTTCGCCGGTCTCTGCATCGCACGTGCGCTGGCCGACTTCGTCGAGCGGGTGACCGTACTCGACCGGGACCGGTTTCCGGACGGACCGCACCTGCGTACGGGCATTCCGCAGGCGCGGCACCTGCACGTACTCGTCACCTCCGGGCAGCGGGCCCTGGACCGGCTCTTCCCCGGCCTGATGGCCGAGTTGTACGACCGGGGCGCGGTGCCGGTGGCCGCCCCGACCGACCTGCTGTCGCTGAGCCCGTACGGCTGGCGCGAGCGCTTCCCGGCCACCCACACCCTGGTCGGGGCCAGCCGGGAACTGCTGGACTGGACTATCCGGCAGCGACTCGCCGCCGACCGGCGGATCCGGTTCGAGACCGCCCGCGAGGTGGTCGGACTGCTGCCCGGCGAGGACGGCGACTCGGTCGCCGGGGTCCGGTTGCGGGCCCGTGACGGCGGACCGGAGATCCTTCCCTGCGTCGCCGACCTGGTGGTGGACGCCAGCGGGCGCGGCTCGCGCTCGCCGGGCTGGCTGGCCGAACTGGGCTACGGGCGGCCGGAGGAGACCCGGATCGACGCCGGGCTGGGCTACGCGAGCCGGCGCTACCGGCTGGCCCCCGGGGTCGCCGACGGCTGGAAGAACATCATGGTGATGCCGAAGCCGCCGCGGGTCTCCCGGGGCGGAGTGCTCTATCCGATCGAGAACGGCCGCTGGATGGTCACGCTCGGCGGGTTCGGCGACCAGGCCCCGCCGACCGACGAGGCGGGCTTCCTGGAGTTCACCCGCAACCTACGCAGTCCGCTGATCTACGAGGCGATCCGGCACGCCGAGCCGGACGGGCCGATCCACGGCTTCCGGCGTACCGGCAACCACCGCCGGCACTACGAGTCGATGTCGCGCTGGCCGGAGGGTTTCCTGGTGGTCGGGGACGCCGCCTGCGCCTTCAACCCCGTCTACGGCCAGGGAATGAGCGTCGCCGCGCAGACGGCGGTGGTGGTCGGCGAGCACCTGCGGGTGCACCGGGGGCGGCTCGGCCGGGCCGCCCAGGCGGCGGTGGCCGGGTGCAGCGCCACCGCGTGGACCATCGCCACCGGTACGGACCTGCGGTTCTCCGCCGCCGGTACGGTCCGGCCGGGGCGAAGGGGCCGGCTCTCGTACTGGTATCTGGACCGCGCCTCCGACGTGGCCGACCGGGACCCGTACGTGCTGCGGGTGCTGACCGACGTGCAGCACCTGGTCCGGCCGCCGGCCGCGCTGGCGCATCCGAGGGTGGCGCTGCGGGTGCTGCGCGGTCCGATCCGGCCGCCGCTGTCGAACCCGCCGCTGTCGACCCCGCCCGTCACGGCCCCCGGCCGGCCGGGGGCCGGCGGGTGA
- a CDS encoding SRPBCC family protein, protein MTLPSDLEIKMVRVFDAPRALVFEAHTSCEHLKHWWGRGNPLDCELDFRPGGGYRFVEHAPDGPYAFRGEYREIHPPERIVQTFEFEGMPGHVCVETLELTEEDGRTTVTTVTRFDTRQERDGMIASGMADGARQSYEALATYLTKLG, encoded by the coding sequence GTGACCCTGCCGTCCGACCTGGAGATCAAGATGGTGCGCGTCTTCGACGCACCCCGTGCGCTCGTCTTCGAGGCGCACACCAGCTGTGAGCACCTCAAGCACTGGTGGGGCCGGGGCAACCCGCTCGACTGCGAGCTGGACTTCCGTCCGGGCGGCGGCTACCGGTTCGTCGAGCACGCTCCCGACGGCCCGTACGCGTTCCGGGGCGAGTACCGGGAGATCCACCCGCCGGAGCGGATCGTGCAGACCTTCGAGTTCGAGGGCATGCCCGGGCACGTCTGCGTGGAGACACTGGAGTTGACCGAGGAGGACGGCAGGACGACGGTCACCACAGTCACCCGGTTCGACACCAGGCAGGAGCGCGACGGCATGATCGCCTCGGGGATGGCGGACGGGGCCCGCCAGTCGTACGAGGCGCTGGCGACCTACCTGACGAAGCTCGGCTGA
- a CDS encoding TetR/AcrR family transcriptional regulator, producing MTDNGTGPAPDGSGAATPSRRKRVDARRNEQTLLEAAAAAFVASGVDAPVRDIAARAGVGVGTIYRHFPTRADLVVAVYRHQVEASVEAGRALLASDDAPHSALARWIDLFVDFLVTKHGLAEALQSDDATFVALHDYFLDRLTPVCADLLDAAGAAGEIRTDIQALELMRAVGNLCIGADRDPRYDARRMVEVLLAGLRRPDPTRISRGSGSGTG from the coding sequence GTGACTGACAACGGCACCGGCCCGGCGCCCGACGGCAGCGGCGCGGCGACGCCGAGCCGTCGCAAGCGGGTCGACGCCCGGCGCAACGAGCAGACCCTGCTCGAAGCGGCCGCCGCGGCCTTCGTCGCCTCCGGCGTCGATGCACCGGTACGGGACATCGCGGCCAGGGCCGGCGTCGGGGTCGGCACGATCTACCGCCACTTCCCGACCCGGGCCGATCTCGTGGTCGCCGTCTACCGGCACCAGGTGGAGGCATCCGTCGAGGCGGGCCGGGCACTGCTGGCCAGCGACGACGCGCCGCACAGCGCCCTGGCCCGGTGGATAGACCTCTTCGTCGACTTCCTGGTCACCAAACACGGCCTCGCCGAGGCGCTACAGTCCGACGACGCCACCTTCGTGGCCCTGCACGACTACTTTCTCGACCGCCTGACACCGGTCTGCGCCGACCTGCTCGACGCCGCCGGCGCCGCTGGCGAGATCCGCACCGACATCCAAGCCCTCGAACTGATGCGCGCCGTCGGCAACCTCTGCATCGGCGCTGACCGGGACCCCCGGTACGATGCCCGCCGCATGGTCGAGGTCCTCCTCGCCGGACTGCGCCGACCCGACCCGACCCGGATCAGCCGGGGCAGCGGCAGCGGCACGGGGTAG
- a CDS encoding SEC-C domain-containing protein, whose translation MPTKDVLTSADLTELRRSALGAADPLGIAAELAEAVEQGRLADPDDAGRALTLAAEIAETRARLDAAQRYADRAVQAYRDSSGPDAGFARALHARILFRTGRDDEALAELTELRPLLDSVPDAAAYLSAALEVGGRTELAERWLTEAVQGALRDRGSPAPDAAEETTEAAGTAEPTGQEASGLLFFLLQQRHRVRRELDLPHDQNDNLADRLENELFRSATTAGAEPGPEARLFLPAGEFDALLSRWPDLAEAVGGDWSEHRARVQRELVRLTDSGQLGLGPLRGSIGRLAGYAERTGVDPTTGQARAGYAAELVGQGAQLPWPPERNEACWCGSGSKYKRCCLPRARARSAG comes from the coding sequence GTGCCGACCAAAGACGTGCTCACCAGCGCAGACCTGACCGAGCTGCGGCGCTCCGCGCTCGGCGCGGCCGACCCGCTGGGCATCGCCGCCGAGCTGGCCGAGGCGGTCGAACAGGGGCGACTCGCCGATCCGGACGACGCCGGCCGGGCGCTGACCCTGGCCGCCGAGATCGCCGAGACCAGGGCCCGACTCGACGCCGCACAGCGGTACGCGGACCGCGCCGTCCAGGCGTACCGGGACAGCTCCGGGCCCGACGCCGGTTTCGCCCGGGCACTGCACGCCCGGATCCTGTTCCGGACCGGCCGGGACGACGAGGCGCTCGCCGAACTCACCGAACTGCGCCCGCTGTTGGACTCCGTACCGGACGCCGCCGCGTACCTGAGTGCCGCCCTCGAGGTCGGCGGCCGGACCGAGCTGGCCGAGCGGTGGCTGACCGAGGCGGTGCAGGGCGCGCTGCGTGACCGGGGCAGTCCGGCGCCGGACGCCGCCGAGGAGACCACCGAGGCGGCGGGGACCGCCGAACCGACCGGGCAGGAAGCCTCCGGACTCCTCTTCTTCCTGCTGCAACAGCGCCACCGGGTACGCCGGGAACTGGACCTGCCACACGACCAGAACGACAACCTGGCCGACCGGTTGGAGAACGAGCTGTTCCGCAGCGCGACCACGGCGGGCGCCGAGCCGGGTCCGGAAGCCCGGTTGTTCCTGCCGGCGGGCGAGTTCGACGCCCTGCTGTCGCGCTGGCCCGACCTGGCCGAGGCGGTTGGCGGGGACTGGTCCGAGCATCGGGCCCGGGTCCAGCGCGAACTGGTCCGGCTGACCGACTCGGGCCAGCTCGGGCTCGGCCCGCTGCGCGGCTCGATCGGGCGCCTGGCCGGGTACGCGGAGCGCACCGGGGTGGATCCGACCACCGGACAGGCCCGGGCCGGCTACGCGGCGGAGCTGGTCGGGCAGGGTGCGCAGCTGCCCTGGCCACCTGAGCGGAACGAGGCGTGCTGGTGCGGCTCGGGCAGCAAGTACAAGAGGTGCTGCCTGCCGCGTGCCCGCGCCCGGTCCGCCGGCTGA
- a CDS encoding SDR family NAD(P)-dependent oxidoreductase, which translates to MATHARVSTPFGPRTTAAEILDGVDLTGRRMIVTGGASGIGAAAVRALAGAGAAVTVAARNPAQAEPLVAEFAGPGPGSVRAAACDLADLTSVEAFVDAWDGPVHALVANAGVMAIPTRQLSAEVWELQLATNYLGHFALACGLHDSLRAAGSARVVLVSSGAHLREAFDFDDPQFERQPYDRWAAYGRSKVAEVLLAVGIARRWAADGITANALNPGFITTNLQRHMDDETLRAFGAMDEAGNRIEQSYYKTPAQGAATTVLLAASPLVEGVTGRYFDDNQEAEVVAGGPEASGGVAAHAVDPAAADRLWAYATEALTSRRKTA; encoded by the coding sequence ATGGCAACCCACGCCCGGGTCAGCACCCCGTTCGGTCCCCGGACCACTGCCGCCGAGATCCTCGACGGCGTCGACCTCACCGGTCGCCGGATGATCGTCACCGGCGGCGCCTCCGGCATCGGTGCGGCGGCGGTCCGCGCCCTGGCCGGGGCGGGAGCGGCGGTCACCGTCGCCGCCCGCAACCCGGCGCAGGCCGAACCGCTGGTGGCGGAGTTCGCCGGGCCGGGTCCGGGCAGCGTCCGGGCCGCCGCCTGCGACCTGGCCGACCTGACCTCGGTCGAGGCGTTCGTCGACGCCTGGGACGGCCCGGTGCACGCGCTGGTCGCCAACGCGGGGGTGATGGCCATCCCGACCCGGCAGCTCAGCGCGGAGGTTTGGGAACTCCAGCTGGCCACCAACTACCTCGGGCACTTCGCCCTCGCCTGCGGCCTGCACGACAGCCTCCGCGCCGCCGGCTCGGCCCGGGTGGTGCTGGTCAGCTCCGGAGCACACCTGCGGGAAGCGTTCGACTTCGACGACCCGCAGTTCGAGCGACAGCCGTACGACCGCTGGGCGGCGTACGGGCGGTCGAAGGTCGCCGAGGTCCTGCTGGCCGTGGGTATCGCCCGGCGCTGGGCCGCGGACGGGATCACCGCCAACGCCCTCAACCCCGGCTTCATCACGACCAACCTGCAACGCCACATGGACGACGAGACGCTGCGCGCGTTCGGGGCGATGGACGAGGCGGGCAACCGCATCGAGCAGTCGTACTACAAGACGCCCGCCCAGGGTGCGGCGACGACCGTGCTGCTGGCCGCGTCGCCGCTGGTCGAGGGGGTCACCGGTCGGTACTTCGACGACAACCAGGAGGCCGAGGTGGTGGCCGGCGGACCGGAGGCCAGCGGAGGGGTCGCCGCGCACGCCGTCGACCCGGCCGCCGCGGATCGCCTCTGGGCGTACGCGACCGAGGCCCTGACGTCCCGCCGGAAGACGGCGTAG
- a CDS encoding MFS transporter, translated as MNAIRGDRKTFFQVLGNTLLVSVVNYTVWFAITFYVYLETRSVFATGLISGIFLVLTALTGIWFGSLVDHHRKKTVMQASALVSLALYAVALAVYQLAPRRSFADPTSVPLWTLVVLVMVGVIAGNIRTIALPTLVTALIEEETRDRANGLVGSTTGVSFLVTSVISGVLVAAGGMLWVLVLALVVVALAVLHLAAVPLPDRPAAPAPAAEPPVPGEPLVSTVQPVSGEPVATATASGAGEPAATAEPAGASKRRVDLRGTIRVVGEVPGLTALILFSAFNNFLGGVFMALMDAYGLSLVSVQTWGLLWGLLSTGFIVGGLLIARTGLSSNPVRLLLLVNVLLWTVTTLFTLHSSIILLTVGLYLYMLAVPYAEAAEQTILQKVVPYERQGRVFGFAQSVEQAASPLTAFLISPIAQFVFIPFMTDGAGARTIGGWFGTGADRGLALVFVLTGIVGLVATGLALRSRPYRRLSRRFMTGPAGGTGSDRPELSPSGATP; from the coding sequence ATGAACGCGATCCGCGGGGACCGGAAGACTTTCTTCCAGGTGTTGGGCAACACGCTGCTGGTGTCGGTGGTCAACTACACCGTCTGGTTCGCGATCACCTTCTATGTCTACCTGGAGACCCGCTCGGTCTTCGCCACCGGCCTGATCTCCGGGATCTTCCTGGTGCTGACCGCGCTGACCGGCATCTGGTTCGGCAGCCTGGTCGACCACCACCGGAAGAAGACGGTGATGCAGGCGTCGGCGCTGGTCTCGCTCGCGCTCTACGCGGTGGCCCTGGCCGTCTACCAACTCGCCCCGCGCCGGTCGTTCGCCGACCCGACGAGCGTGCCACTGTGGACGCTCGTCGTGCTGGTGATGGTCGGGGTCATCGCCGGGAACATCAGGACCATCGCGCTGCCGACCCTGGTCACCGCCTTGATCGAGGAGGAGACCAGGGACCGGGCCAACGGCCTGGTCGGCAGCACCACCGGGGTGAGCTTCCTGGTGACGTCGGTGATCAGCGGGGTGCTGGTGGCGGCCGGCGGGATGCTCTGGGTGCTGGTCCTGGCCCTCGTCGTGGTCGCCCTCGCCGTGCTGCACCTGGCGGCCGTCCCGCTGCCGGACCGGCCGGCCGCCCCGGCCCCGGCCGCCGAGCCTCCGGTCCCCGGCGAGCCGCTGGTCAGCACGGTGCAGCCGGTCTCCGGCGAGCCGGTGGCCACGGCCACGGCGTCGGGAGCCGGCGAGCCGGCGGCCACGGCCGAGCCGGCGGGCGCGTCGAAGCGGCGGGTGGACCTGCGCGGCACCATCCGGGTGGTCGGCGAGGTGCCGGGGTTGACCGCGCTGATCCTCTTCTCGGCGTTCAACAACTTCCTGGGTGGCGTCTTCATGGCGCTCATGGACGCGTACGGGCTGTCGTTGGTCTCGGTGCAGACCTGGGGCCTGCTCTGGGGGCTGCTGAGTACGGGCTTCATCGTCGGCGGGCTGCTCATCGCCCGTACCGGCCTGAGCAGCAACCCGGTCCGGCTGCTGCTGCTGGTCAACGTGCTGCTCTGGACTGTCACCACGCTCTTCACGCTGCACTCGTCGATTATTCTGCTCACCGTCGGGTTGTACCTCTACATGCTGGCCGTGCCCTACGCCGAGGCAGCCGAGCAGACGATCCTGCAGAAGGTGGTGCCGTACGAGCGGCAGGGTCGGGTCTTCGGCTTCGCGCAGAGCGTCGAGCAGGCGGCCTCGCCCCTGACGGCGTTCCTGATCTCGCCGATCGCCCAGTTCGTCTTCATCCCGTTCATGACGGACGGGGCGGGTGCCCGGACGATCGGCGGCTGGTTCGGCACCGGAGCCGACCGTGGCCTCGCCCTGGTGTTCGTGCTGACCGGAATCGTCGGGTTGGTCGCGACGGGGCTGGCGCTGCGCAGTCGCCCGTACCGGCGGCTGAGCCGGCGCTTCATGACAGGTCCGGCGGGCGGTACGGGTTCGGACCGGCCGGAACTGAGCCCGTCCGGAGCCACCCCGTAA